A section of the Paenibacillus odorifer genome encodes:
- the cmpA gene encoding cortex morphogenetic protein CmpA, translating into MPQWLCHQLMKAYYKKDRRQIKLLNECWFFYRNSAESSNEMKL; encoded by the coding sequence TTGCCACAGTGGCTCTGCCATCAGCTAATGAAAGCCTATTACAAAAAAGACCGCCGTCAGATCAAGCTGCTGAATGAGTGCTGGTTCTTTTATCGTAATTCTGCGGAATCGAGTAATGAGATGAAGTTATAG
- a CDS encoding pentapeptide repeat-containing protein, which produces MNFKIDSPKIADPDSLLPEQIYSLQTKDEFSCCGISDTVIDNQEANKVSFDRVIFKNVTITECSLTGIELMDVIFDRCDLSNVDFTNGIIHRTEFRNCKLIGTDFTRGRFQNVRVVDCIGDFATFRFANLKQVAFESSSLMSSDYYQSNFQKISFSECNMDQATLSGSKLNGIDLSDCEFSGLIVDIKDLEGCIISPQQAVSFVGLLGLVIK; this is translated from the coding sequence ATGAATTTCAAAATTGATTCGCCAAAAATAGCAGATCCAGACTCTCTTCTTCCTGAGCAAATATATTCGCTGCAAACCAAGGACGAATTCAGCTGTTGCGGCATCAGCGATACGGTTATTGATAATCAAGAGGCTAATAAGGTCAGCTTTGATCGCGTGATTTTTAAAAATGTAACGATTACGGAGTGCTCCCTAACTGGGATCGAGCTTATGGACGTGATTTTTGATCGCTGTGATCTATCTAATGTGGATTTTACGAATGGCATTATTCATCGAACTGAATTTAGAAACTGCAAGCTTATTGGCACAGACTTTACAAGAGGCAGATTCCAAAATGTTCGTGTAGTAGATTGTATCGGGGATTTTGCTACGTTTCGATTCGCTAATCTGAAGCAGGTTGCTTTTGAGAGCAGTTCATTAATGAGTTCCGACTACTATCAGTCAAATTTCCAAAAAATCAGCTTCAGCGAGTGTAATATGGATCAAGCCACATTGTCAGGATCAAAGCTTAATGGGATCGATCTTAGTGACTGCGAGTTCAGTGGCTTGATCGTGGATATCAAAGATTTAGAAGGATGCATCATTTCGCCTCAGCAAGCTGTTTCTTTTGTCGGATTATTAGGTTTGGTTATAAAATAA
- a CDS encoding carbohydrate ABC transporter permease, which yields MMSGTAGRLEIGPKTGGAGAEITRKFGYSLLYIVLIAVAALQLFPLVWLLFFSLKNNQEVFNLPALSLPMNPHWENYAKVWNVGNINVYFFNSVWITIVATVLTVIFGSLVTYAVTRMKWKGSSFVLGLFMVAMMIPVHSTLIPLFSIFNKIGLTDHPLSLILSYVAFNMPITIMILLGFYYALPREVEEAAVIDGCSVNRMFFRIILPMTSSVIATTAIINMIYNWNEFIFVNTFISSDSYKTLTVGVQNFIGQYTTDWGAIGATLMISILPILITFLFLSNRIVEGIAAGSVKG from the coding sequence ATGATGTCTGGAACTGCAGGAAGGCTAGAAATCGGGCCAAAGACAGGCGGCGCAGGTGCGGAGATCACACGTAAATTCGGCTACTCATTGCTATATATCGTGTTGATTGCCGTTGCTGCTCTGCAATTGTTTCCGCTTGTATGGCTGCTGTTTTTCTCATTAAAAAATAATCAGGAAGTGTTCAACCTTCCTGCTCTATCGTTGCCGATGAATCCTCACTGGGAGAATTACGCGAAGGTCTGGAATGTAGGGAACATCAACGTGTATTTCTTCAACAGCGTATGGATTACCATCGTGGCTACGGTGTTAACGGTTATCTTCGGGAGCTTGGTTACGTATGCAGTTACCAGGATGAAATGGAAGGGAAGCTCGTTCGTACTGGGTTTGTTTATGGTAGCGATGATGATTCCTGTTCACTCCACGCTTATTCCGTTATTTAGTATATTCAATAAGATTGGCTTAACGGATCACCCTTTGTCACTTATTTTGTCTTATGTCGCTTTTAACATGCCGATAACGATTATGATTTTGCTGGGTTTCTATTACGCACTGCCACGCGAAGTGGAAGAGGCCGCGGTTATTGATGGTTGTTCCGTGAACAGAATGTTTTTTAGAATTATACTTCCTATGACAAGCTCGGTGATCGCGACTACAGCCATTATTAATATGATCTATAACTGGAACGAATTTATTTTTGTAAACACATTTATTAGTTCTGATTCTTACAAGACGCTGACCGTGGGGGTGCAAAACTTCATTGGTCAATATACAACGGATTGGGGTGCGATCGGGGCAACGCTTATGATCAGTATTTTGCCTATCCTGATTACATTCCTGTTCCTCAGTAACCGTATCGTTGAGGGAATTGCGGCGGGTTCGGTTAAAGGGTAA
- a CDS encoding carbohydrate ABC transporter permease yields the protein MDKVMSNKKIIALYVFPALLLILAIVYIPIVLTGYYGLNKWNGIGALTFIGFDNYKALLTDQTFWNSAWHSLQLALFSTLSLIIYLAIAMVLAARIKGANLFRKIYLIPMLLSSVAIAQLWLRIYHPTNGIVNSLLVSIGFANPPAWLAEPTLVLFALFIPILWQYAGFYILIYYAALKNIPTSLEEAAKIDGASALQIAWKIKLPLAMEVIKVTIVLAVVGSLKYFDLIFVMTDGGPNGSSEVMASYMYHQAFRAYDFGYGSAIGFFLLVICLVITWVIRKLTATKESIQYS from the coding sequence TTGGATAAAGTGATGTCTAACAAAAAAATAATCGCGTTATATGTATTTCCCGCCTTGCTTCTCATTCTGGCTATTGTATATATTCCGATTGTTCTAACGGGTTATTATGGACTGAATAAATGGAATGGCATAGGTGCTCTGACTTTTATCGGATTTGATAACTATAAAGCTTTGCTAACAGACCAAACCTTCTGGAATAGTGCTTGGCATTCTCTGCAGTTAGCGTTGTTTTCTACCCTAAGTCTCATTATTTATTTGGCAATTGCTATGGTATTAGCCGCCCGGATCAAGGGAGCTAACTTGTTTCGCAAAATATATCTGATTCCGATGCTGTTATCGTCCGTTGCGATTGCGCAGCTTTGGCTAAGAATTTATCATCCGACGAACGGAATTGTGAACAGCTTATTAGTTTCCATTGGTTTTGCTAATCCTCCTGCATGGCTTGCAGAGCCTACATTAGTTTTGTTTGCTTTATTTATTCCCATTCTGTGGCAATATGCTGGTTTCTATATTCTGATCTATTACGCAGCACTCAAGAATATCCCGACCTCTCTGGAAGAGGCAGCAAAGATTGACGGAGCCTCTGCCTTACAAATCGCTTGGAAAATTAAGCTTCCACTCGCAATGGAAGTCATCAAAGTTACGATTGTTCTAGCCGTTGTAGGTTCTCTGAAGTATTTTGACTTAATCTTTGTTATGACGGATGGAGGTCCTAATGGCTCTAGTGAAGTGATGGCGTCTTATATGTATCATCAGGCTTTTCGGGCTTATGATTTTGGCTACGGGAGTGCAATTGGATTCTTCCTGCTCGTCATCTGTCTCGTCATTACTTGGGTCATTCGCAAATTAACTGCTACGAAAGAATCGATCCAATACTCATAA
- a CDS encoding SprT family protein, giving the protein MSNEELQLWIEQVSRDSFGVPFRHKASFNSRLSSTGGRYFTKSHNIEINPHQLAMFGREETERIIKHELCHYHLHLAKRGYMHRDADFKSLLAQVGGSRYCQTLPGAKARKSLPYRYKLVCSACAMEYPRKRKVDPKRYRCGKCSGKLKLFIL; this is encoded by the coding sequence ATGAGCAACGAAGAGCTGCAGCTGTGGATTGAGCAGGTATCACGGGACAGCTTTGGCGTGCCGTTTAGACACAAGGCGAGCTTTAACAGCCGGTTGTCCTCAACGGGCGGCCGATATTTTACCAAAAGCCATAATATAGAGATTAATCCCCATCAGCTTGCCATGTTTGGCAGAGAAGAGACGGAGCGGATTATCAAGCATGAGCTCTGCCATTATCATTTGCATTTGGCTAAGCGAGGGTATATGCATCGTGATGCTGATTTCAAAAGCCTGCTGGCGCAAGTCGGCGGAAGCCGCTACTGTCAGACACTGCCGGGTGCAAAAGCTCGGAAGTCGTTGCCCTATCGATATAAGCTTGTATGCAGTGCCTGTGCCATGGAGTATCCGCGTAAGCGAAAAGTAGACCCTAAGCGTTATCGCTGCGGTAAATGTTCGGGCAAGTTGAAGTTATTTATTTTATAA